A single window of Microbispora hainanensis DNA harbors:
- a CDS encoding TetR/AcrR family transcriptional regulator, whose product MPADPARRSQESWRAILDAAYALFVEGGYQSVTMGGIAARAGVGRQTLYRWWPSKAAIVFEAFLDKVSIGPLPADGPLPADGPLPADGDLATGDLATLLRAYAHGFLTLYVDGAGGSRLRELIGAAQTDPDLARAMAEQWFEPRRAPVREALREAQRAGAVRADVDPDTALDLVFAPLHYRLLVSGQPLDAAYADAVVDLCLHALRYIASDTTASRPSKSSLQGPQARR is encoded by the coding sequence ATGCCCGCCGATCCCGCCCGCCGCAGCCAGGAGTCCTGGCGGGCGATCCTCGACGCCGCGTACGCCCTGTTCGTGGAGGGCGGCTACCAGTCGGTCACCATGGGCGGCATCGCCGCCAGGGCGGGCGTGGGCAGGCAGACGCTCTACCGGTGGTGGCCTTCGAAGGCGGCGATCGTCTTCGAGGCGTTCCTCGACAAGGTGAGCATCGGCCCGCTCCCCGCCGACGGCCCCCTTCCCGCCGACGGCCCTCTCCCCGCCGACGGCGACCTCGCCACCGGCGACCTCGCCACGCTCCTGCGCGCCTACGCGCACGGATTCCTCACCCTGTACGTGGACGGGGCCGGGGGAAGCCGGCTACGGGAACTGATCGGCGCCGCGCAGACCGACCCCGACCTGGCCCGCGCCATGGCGGAGCAGTGGTTCGAGCCCCGGCGGGCACCCGTGCGAGAGGCGCTGCGCGAGGCGCAGCGGGCCGGGGCCGTCCGCGCCGACGTCGATCCGGACACGGCTCTCGACCTCGTCTTCGCGCCGCTCCACTATCGGCTGCTGGTGTCGGGGCAGCCCCTCGACGCCGCGTACGCCGATGCCGTCGTCGACCTCTGCCTCCACGCGCTGCGCTATATCGCGTCGGACACCACGGCCAGCAGGCCCTCGAAATCGTCGTTGCAGGGGCCGCAGGCGCGCAGGTGA